In Luteitalea sp., a genomic segment contains:
- the lepB gene encoding signal peptidase I, whose translation MLGWHYVAQPALLVGHSMHPTLQSGDRVLVFKLVETAVGSWGRKLRRQDIVQCRNPGAPQHLLIKRLIGLPGDRLTIRDRRVFINDVVLDEPYKRHDSRWMDQSDAVFPDETRNVLAPTAFTMFDTWVRDGYLVVPPEHYFVLGDNRSTSQDSRLFGMVASDDILGVVVLVAWSFDSYQCQRTSDAGGCAFRSFRSARILLDPTR comes from the coding sequence ATGCTCGGATGGCACTATGTTGCTCAGCCGGCCCTCCTCGTTGGCCATTCGATGCATCCCACGCTCCAAAGCGGTGACCGGGTGCTGGTATTCAAGCTTGTCGAGACTGCCGTCGGCAGCTGGGGCCGCAAGCTCCGCCGTCAGGACATCGTCCAGTGTCGCAACCCGGGTGCTCCACAGCACCTGCTCATTAAGCGGCTGATCGGGCTTCCTGGAGACCGGCTAACCATTCGCGATAGACGCGTATTCATCAATGATGTAGTGCTGGATGAGCCGTATAAGCGGCACGACTCCCGATGGATGGACCAGTCCGACGCAGTGTTCCCAGACGAAACGCGAAACGTTCTGGCGCCAACTGCATTCACGATGTTCGATACCTGGGTCCGCGACGGCTACTTAGTAGTTCCACCAGAGCACTATTTCGTGTTGGGTGACAATCGCTCGACATCACAGGATAGTAGACTGTTTGGCATGGTCGCAAGCGACGACATTCTTGGCGTCGTCGTGCTGGTTGCATGGTCCTTCGACAGTTATCAGTGTCAGCGGACCTCTGATGCGGGTGGTTGCGCCTTTCGCTCATTCCGTTCCGCTCGTATCTTGCTTGATCCGACGCGCTGA